A single region of the Solwaraspora sp. WMMD406 genome encodes:
- a CDS encoding phosphotransferase, which yields MLAAHKPIDLSIGSFSDDQLTRVMNGFGVRAFLVLPFYALNDVILDLRRRTETARKVLIETDHGVVFVKELPWYCSSPEHARFQTSLQEALREQSMPIPELARATSGERFVVDGMSGAIFVAHHYTHGRSWTESIGEAHAAGGTLGRLHGASSGIRLQGFPGMDDVFGTAHKITSLLRHGWTREAERDVGALATVLLDTIDHCRRAARAAGYGDTVLPVHGDYNPFNLLYDLDSDVVAGVVDFDNACLDDPAHDIGEIVVRFAWMRYRGLSSAYGAVPDQFCDAQLEAVLGGYLDANEQVGRKALPLLPHVVTAVATELAAIGLLAGYYSIDDIP from the coding sequence CTCCGACGACCAGCTCACCAGGGTGATGAACGGCTTCGGGGTGCGAGCCTTTCTCGTGTTGCCGTTCTATGCGCTCAACGACGTCATACTGGACCTGCGACGCAGAACGGAGACCGCACGAAAGGTCCTCATCGAGACCGACCACGGCGTGGTCTTCGTCAAGGAATTGCCCTGGTATTGCTCGTCACCCGAACACGCACGCTTTCAGACCTCGCTTCAAGAGGCGCTACGGGAGCAATCGATGCCGATTCCAGAGCTGGCGCGCGCCACCTCGGGAGAGAGATTCGTCGTCGACGGCATGTCTGGAGCGATCTTCGTCGCCCATCACTACACGCATGGCCGGAGCTGGACGGAAAGTATCGGCGAGGCGCACGCGGCGGGCGGCACGCTCGGCCGGCTCCACGGTGCCTCGAGTGGCATTCGGCTGCAAGGTTTCCCCGGCATGGACGACGTCTTTGGGACGGCGCACAAGATCACGTCCCTGCTGCGGCACGGCTGGACCCGCGAGGCGGAGCGAGACGTCGGCGCACTCGCCACCGTGCTGCTCGACACGATCGACCACTGCCGCCGCGCCGCACGTGCCGCCGGATACGGCGACACCGTGCTGCCGGTCCATGGCGACTACAACCCGTTCAATCTCCTCTACGACCTCGACTCGGACGTTGTCGCCGGGGTGGTCGATTTCGACAATGCCTGCCTCGACGATCCGGCGCACGACATCGGCGAAATCGTCGTCCGCTTTGCCTGGATGCGATACCGCGGTCTCAGCTCCGCCTACGGCGCGGTCCCCGACCAGTTCTGCGACGCGCAACTCGAAGCGGTGCTTGGCGGCTATCTCGACGCCAACGAACAGGTCGGTCGCAAGGCTCTGCCCCTGCTCCCGCACGTGGTGACCGCCGTCGCGACTGAACTGGCCGCCATCGGCCTGCTCGCGGGTTACTACTCTATCGACGACATTCCCTAG